Proteins from a genomic interval of Neodiprion lecontei isolate iyNeoLeco1 chromosome 2, iyNeoLeco1.1, whole genome shotgun sequence:
- the LOC107222597 gene encoding uncharacterized protein LOC107222597 isoform X2: MAGGSGRYRQGGRLEKVNPQLYNSHLYPRHTSEPPVVTETFKQRQRIETVRTRLKNINILHEHIQRIFTDSLHSDLEILIDCKVIRTNQCIVRTRSPHFYHLLEPYFVYDSSLVKCALDVPGKFRHIENFLRLLYTNSDPSQEELTLVQLISDTLQSEESAERDSFSRKLSYDNCLWNTSDIKTNFGRCYRNATVDVSPTSSDMADSGLETGSVSPRDNSVSETSGPDLDESHATGDFSTDEDSNKVTLRGSGAEECNKISLNEQHTNALNIDNTTSYTDKSARLLEKKHGADIIGSDATCSFVRIEPQCGGNLRELDSSGSSDENAQKLQERAELEISSYENHVLDDPFYESESETDENEKTNSFVPTESFEFIDPVNMSPLNSDPEKALQKYESFNKQDDEKLNPNPEARSMTMEELRHELSHSNDLPIKKSSSSTSSYYFIDASSLNDEEEVAIVDNLHERDLGSRIPSYIPSCANRNSNDDENQIFQPEEQHHRLTGTRRLSSFQSGHEKVAEFEKELKLTERLEPLIGLRKVKRLDSTSEDKADSEKEKSTEKETLVVEIKEADSGESARASPCPDNSRGISNNKPNRCEESGVLLEAVSKDPVEQEKNVVTEETEAIEPRRPSLIRRNTFELDPNDEKLSILRQEYERRQGSLVFQNSIPQYSGHRVDGDSCSDVPVMDDTWIKPVDVCLDMREPTIVTCAVVSIASLDSQDCRNMQELSSSFCAEKSISLNSEESIINQPLAPETRESTKAIEVPKRSKCDETTPIVSGGAAATDYSKVTDSPIVRRKTESTPIVSGGSVLMDEPEVKVKPVRMCSSMTSWVVDMRNPVKEDVELVGSDKMQETMSQSLSNVESMQKNEKKFKSPERLGSLGFFIDLNEAESCGESLTTSEKAESQPKSKLRDQCGEQNGNGKSYCEFFIDISEKSKVSPTEKKDVHVTARNAGQNVSRGCDKRNIFSMFIDLNDSKSSNGKCITHNTKTELREKTIDEESTSAASKSFNSENAAIIEKAKPNNGNSDENGSSSEKDQSSTDQKGSREQNKQSIFMFIESDSPVVRRRTLSSSRPAFKRHSWNVDKGGTANGNGHIGKEAVYRKEHKRAHSLSVDRGDLRKNQTKTSNSSHSLSEAARADTLNGLNSTKRLQEQDNNSRNMDTSTEDVFEYDNRDTPPNSHIEIFNEELRASVKQHDYQELISTEVTENFDAETKAYEEEYSEVSVWDKTGTESTDGPDHTRKSETFDISSGSGSGPSPRSDHHDSELSEMMNAEEQKPSNKSQTVPPVGYKIFETQKSLNAKIKKIESELTNHDCGAVKLVGHHSRSATSTKREEKMFDQGPHGNKSAPSNPSGSSFVRLSDLDKTPVRFHTSDIINTKDERVTYRMSTSIPETSWIESKLVMSRSTGPLRNVSRGKFASAMTTSLPPKQKSPLDDLGNDGDGEGVISESDLSSMQSSMGRSGAGSTEETETSSLVGTKPYNRLGEDLLRMFLEEINPDVTIDVSGRRIRAHKCILSSRCQYFAAILSGGWVESAGNVIALQGYSYNSVHFALCHIYSGESNIPETISIVELATLADMLCLEGLKEVISYTLKVKYCHLFHKPCQICAVGVLECMPLAAAYGLDEVYRKSLRWITRHFVRIWPCKAFATLPRELMDKCYHQHIVHMSTDNVLQTMMDCDKLLATLPNVRWAEPVFRLVSNLLETSVKFLSDNFSGLLGNEKFQALGREFSWNISRLEDNILAAADRLPPEQACKSYAKLHKMLLTAQSEDIPLERKWAQQFIEFLKKIHSHVEKCLVREAPRAARSTMWLKMDLELRRRIQELACLVILPHETSKRQSRHSNFLKEPRATSSRISASRSVELRKVKMVMSEHNDKTLKQVAPPAPQTKKIPLSKPKTDPLDRKLPHEKLITSEISSRPRSWPNKIEVKPRYLEPRNKSVAKEVAPQAPPEKMIQHRRKNLISSSDSSRTSSPAMKRAVDKKAAAKMKLPIKKDVKALSSDSLADSNADKASNRKDPTSKSCGITRPESPLLKQKETEIGLSIDSLAEAKKKPVVKKTMTKMDTSMSTDSLMTEVTGTPKSTVSNKLSPTLGNRSMNRSQTRERGVKKTSPPIQHKSPLTIVRRAPRSIESSTAASRNRALPVTPYHGSPSLRRNLLDAAKTPDIPGRVVQTTTGSRSTARQATLQLSGASNLRKERKGTLSNQPTVESPKKLSPKSNGAVRANKSGIVGNKKTTGKMVDDKIKTTCHNGEAVKQPTVGSRSGTFLKDEPSILKKSDIKSSEANV; this comes from the exons ATGGCTGGAGGCAGCGGCAGGTACAGACAAGGCGGACGTTTAGAGAAAGTAAATCCACAGCTTTACAATTCCCATTTATATCCTCGCCACACGTCTGAGCCACCCGTCGTCACAGAAACATTCAAGCAACGCCAAAGAATAGAAACTGTAAGAACACGATTGAAAAACATAAACATTCTCCACGAGCACATTCAAAG AATATTCACAGACTCTCTTCATTCAGATCTTGAAATATTGATCGACTGTAAGGTAATACGAACCAACCAGTGCATTGTCAGGACAAGATCGCCACATTTTTATCACCTTCTAGAGCCGTACTTTGTATACGATAGTAGTTTGGTCAAATGTGCGCTTGATGTTCCTGGAAAATTTCGCCAcattgagaattttttgag ACTTCTCTATACTAATTCTGATCCGTCACAAGAAGAGCTAACACTGGTTCAGCTAATATCGGATACATTGCAGTCTGAAGAATCTGCAGAGCGAGATAGCTTCAGCAGGAAATTGAGCTACGATAATTGTCTGTGGAATACGAGTGATATAAAAACGAATTTTGGGCGTTGCTATAGAAATGCAACAGTAGATGTGAGTCCCACATCTTCGGACATGGCTGACTCTGGACTGGAGACGGGGTCTGTTAGCCCACGTGACAATAGCGTTTCAGAAACATCAGGTCCAGATTTGGACGAATCTCATGCTACAGGTGACTTTTCAACGGATGAAGATTCTAACAAAGTCACACTCAGAGGCTCTGGTGCCGAGGAATGTAACAAGATATCGTTGAACGAACAGCATACAAATGCTTTAAATATCGACAACACAACTAGTTATACAGATAAGTCTGCGagattgttggaaaaaaagcaTGGTGCTGATATCATCGGCTCTGACGCAACCTGTTCATTTGTAAGAATTGAACCGCAGTGCGGGGGTAACTTGAGAGAGCTTGATTCTTCTGGGTCATCGGATGAAAATGCTCAAAAACTTCAAGAGCGGGCAGAACTAGAGATATCCAGTTATGAAAATCACGTGCTTGATGATCCTTTCTacgaatccgaatctgaaactgacgaaaatgagaaaacaaattcattTGTTCCAACGGAATCGTTCGAGTTTATTGATCCTGTTAACATGTCACCGCTTAATTCTGATCCTGAAAAGGCATTGCAGAAATACGAGAGTTTCAACAAACAAGATGATGAGAAACTTAATCCTAATCCTGAGGCCAGGAGCATGACAATGGAAGAGTTGCGACATGAACTGTCCCACTCAAATGATCTACCGATTAAAAAGAGCTCCTCCAGTACAAgtagttattattttatcgatGCTTCGAGTTTAAATGACGAAGAGGAAGTTGCCATAGTCGATAATTTGCATGAACGTGATTTGGGTAGTAGAATTCCTTCGTACATTCCCAGCTGCGCGAATCGTAATTCGAATGATGACGAGAATCAGATCTTCCAACCTGAAGAGCAGCATCATCGATTGACTGGAACAAGACGATTGTCGAGTTTTCAAAGCGGCCACGAGAAAGTTGCCGAGTTTGAAAAGGAACTGAAGTTAACAGAGCGACTGGAGCCACTGATCGGATTGCGTAAAGTGAAACGGTTGGATTCGACTTCCGAGGATAAAGCGGATAGCGAGAAGGAGAAAAGTACTGAAAAAGAAACTCTAGTAGTAGAAATTAAAGAAGCAGACAGTGGGGAAAGCGCAAGAGCATCTCCCTGCCCAGACAACAGCAGAGGGATCAGTAATAACAAACCAAATCGTTGCGAGGAATCTGGAGTCCTTTTGGAAGCTGTTTCGAAAGATCCAGTTGAGCAAGAGAAGAACGTTGTTACAGAAGAGACTGAGGCAATAGAACCGAGACGACCTTCTCTCATCAGGAGAAACACATTTGAATTAGATCCGAACGATGAAAAACTTTCTATCCTCAGGCAAGAATATGAAAGACGTCAGGGTAGTCTTGTTTTTCAGAATTCGATCCCTCAATACTCGGGACATCGTGTAGATGGTGATTCCTGCTCTGATGTACCAGTAATGGACGATACTTGGATAAAACCAGTTGATGTGTGTTTAGACATGAGAGAGCCAACTATTGTGACATGTGCAGTGGTTTCCATTGCCTCACTCGATAGTCAAGACTGCAGAAATATGCAGGAGTTATCAAGTAGTTTCTGTGCCGAAAAAAGCATATCTCTGAACAGCGAAGAAAGTATTATTAACCAGCCTCTTGCACCTGAGACAAGGGAGAGTACAAAGGCTATAGAAGTACCAAAGCGGTCTAAATGTGACGAAACAACGCCAATTGTTTCAGGGGGTGCAGCTGCCACTGACTACTCGAAGGTAACAGACAGTCCGATTGTAAGACGAAAGACCGAATCAACGCCAATAGTTTCTGGTGGTTCGGTTCTCATGGACGAACCTGAAGTGAAAGTAAAACCAGTAAGGATGTGCAGTTCAATGACATCATGGGTTGTCGACATGCGTAATCCAGTAAAAGAGGATGTTGAGTTAGTGGGAAGTGATAAGATGCAGGAAACAATGTCACAGAGTTTGTCAAATGTTGAGAGTATGcagaagaatgaaaagaaatttaaatctcCTGAGAGATTGGGGAGCTTAGGTTTTTTCATTGACTTGAATGAAGCAGAAAGTTGTGGGGAATCTCTTACAACTTCTGAGAAAGCTGAATCTCAACCAAAATCGAAACTGAGAGACCAATGTGGAGAGCAaaatggaaatggaaaaagCTACTGCGAGTTTTTCATTGATATATCTGAGAAAAGTAAGGTTTCACCGACAGAAAAGAAAGATGTTCATGTAACAGCACGCAATGCAGGGCAAAATGTGAGCCGAGGATgtgataaaagaaatattttctctaTGTTCATAGATCTGAATGATTCTAAAAGTTCTAATGGTAAGTGCATTACACATAACACTAAAACGGAACTGAGGGAGAAAACTATCGATGAAGAAAGTACCTCGGCTGCTAGTAAGTCTTTCAATTCGGAAAACGCGGCTATAATTGAAAAGGCAAAACCAAACAATGGTAATTCTGATGAGAATGGCAGTAGCAGTGAAAAAGATCAGTCTTCTACTGACCAAAAAGGTTCAAGAGAGCAAAATAAACAGAGCATTTTCATGTTCATTGAATCTGATTCTCCGGTGGTTAGACGACGAACCTTGTCATCTTCAAGACCTGCTTTCAAGCGACATTCTTGGAACGTAGACAAAGGTGGCACGGCAAATGGTAATGGACATATCGGCAAAGAAGCTGTTTATCGCAAGGAACACAAGCGGGCTCACAGCCTGTCCGTGGATCGCGGGGACTTGAGAAAGAATCAGACAAAAACGAGTAACTCTAGCCACTCGCTGAGCGAGGCTGCTCGGGCCGATACCTTGAACGGATTGAATTCCACCAAGCGACTGCAAGAGCAGGATAACAACAGTCGTAACATGGACACATCGACAGAGGATGTATTCGAGTACGACAATCGTGATACTCCGCCTAATTCgcatattgaaatatttaacgaAGAATTAAGAGCCTCTGTTAAGCAGCACGATTACCAGGAATTAATTTCGACAGAAGTCACCGAAAATTTTGATGCCGAAACTAAGGCGTACGAAGAGGAATATTCCGAGGTATCTGTGTGGGATAAAACTGGAACTGAGAGTACCGATGGTCCTGATCATACTCGTAAGAGTGAAACATTCGACATTAGTAGTGGTAGTGGAAGTGGGCCGTCACCAAGGAGCGATCATCATGACTCAGAACTTTCAGAAATGATGAATGCAGAGGAGCAAAAACCTTCAAATAAATCTCAAACGGTGCCACCTGTTGGGTACAAAATATTCGAAACCCAAAAATCTCTAAAtgcaaagataaaaaaaattgaatctgaACTGACTAACCATGATTGCGGAGCTGTGAAATTAGTTGGACATCATTCCCGATCTGCGACAAGTACcaaaagagaggaaaagatGTTTGATCAAGGTCCACATGGGAATAAATCTGCACCGTCCAATCCATCAGGCTCTAGTTTCGTTCGTCTTTCAGACCTGGATAAAACTCCTGTGCGATTTCATACCTCTGACATAATTAATACAAAGGATGAAAGGGTCACGTACCGTATGAGCACCAGCATTCCTGAAACCTCTTGGATCGAAAGTAAACTTGTCATGTCCAGATCAACTGGTCCACTGAGAAATGTATCGCGAGGGAAGTTTGCCTCTGCCATGACGACTTCTTTGCCTCCGAAGCAAAAATCTCCCTTGGATGATTTAGGCAATGATGGAGATGGCGAAGGTGTTATATCAGAATCTGATCTCAGCAGTATGCAAAGCAGCATGGGTCGATCCGGCGCTG GTAGCACAGAGGAGACGGAAACATCAAGTTTGGTAGGAACTAAACCGTACAACAGACTGGGCGAAGATCTCTTGCGCATGTTTCTGGAGGAAATTAATCCTGACGTAACAATAGACGTTTCGGGACGCCGAATAAGAGCTCATAAGTGCATATTGAGCTCCCGCTGCCAATACTTTGCAGCTATACTTAGCGGCGGATGGGtcgaaagtgctggaaatGTGATTGCGCTTCAAGG ATATTCTTACAATTCCGTACACTTTGCCTTATGCCACATATATAGCGGGGAAAGTAACATACCAGAAACGATAAGTATCGTGGAATTGGCAACGTTGGCAGATATGTTGTGCTTGGAGGGGCTGAAGGAAGTGATTAGTTACACGCTTAAAGTGAAGTACTGCCATCTGTTTCACAAg CCATGTCAGATTTGCGCTGTTGGAGTACTAGAGTGTATGCCGTTAGCTGCTGCATACGGACTGGACGAGGTATATCGGAAATCTCTTCGTTGGATAACCAGACATTTTGTACGCATATGGCCATGCAAAGCGTTTGCTACCCTGCCCCGTGAACTCATGGACAAATGTTACCATCAGCACATCGTACACATG TCTACAGATAACGTCCTCCAGACTATGATGGACTGTGACAAGCTTTTGGCGACCTTGCCAAACGTCCGTTGGGCAGAGCCTGTTTTCAGACTGGTTTCCAATCTCCTGGAAACCTCGGTTAAATTCTTGTCAGATAATTTTTCTGGCTTGTTGGGCAATGAAAAGTTTCAAGCACTTGGTCGTGAGTTCAGTTGGAACATAAGTCGTCTGGAAGATAACATCTTGGCAGCTGCAGACCGCCTGCCTCCGGAACAGGCTTGCAAAAGTTATGCCAAGCTGCACAAGATGCTACTCACAGCACAATCCGAAGATATACCGTTGGAGCGGAAATGGGCTCAGCAGTTcatcgaatttttgaaaaaaatccataGCCATGTAGAGAAATGTTTGGTGCGGGAAGCTCCGAGGGCTGCAAGGTCGACAATGTGGTTGAAAATGGATTTGGAACTGCGAAGAAGGATACAAGAATTAGCTTGTCTAGTTATTTTACCTCATGAAACATCCAAGCGTCAATCTCGGCATTCAAATTTCTTGAAG GAGCCAAGAGCAACCTCTAGCCGAATATCGGCAAGCCGCAGTGTGGAACTGAGGAAAGTTAAAATGGTGATGTCTGAGCATAATGATAAAACCTTGAAGCAAGTTGCACCGCCTGCGCCACAAACGAAGAAAATTCCTCTGAGCAAGCCCAAGACAGATCCACTAGATCGAAAACTACCACATGAGAAATTGATCACAAGTGAAATCAGCAGCAGACCGCGGTCCTGGCCAAATAAAATCGAG GTAAAACCTAGGTATCTGGAGCCACGAAACAAGTCTGTCGCAAAAGAGGTAGCTCCTCAGGCGCCACCTGAAAAAATGATACAGCACCGTCGTAAGAATTTGATATCATCCTCGGATTCTTCACGAACATCTAGTCCTGCGATGAAACGTGCCGTGGATAAAAAGGCAGCTGCAAAGATGAAGCTACCGATAAAGAAAGATGTAAAAGCTCTCTCCTCCGACAGTCTTGCCGATTCAAACGCCGACAAGGCGAGTAACAGAAAAGATCCAACGAGTAAAAGTTGCGGTATAACACGTCCAGAGTCACCTTTGCTCAAACAGAAGGAGACCGAGATAGGCTTGTCGATAGATTCGTTAGCTGAAGCAAAAAAGAAACCTGTGGTAAAGAAAACGATGACGAAAATGGACACATCAATGTCTACCGATAGCTTGATGACTGAGGTGACTGGCACACCAAAATCGACAGTTTCAAACAAACTCTCACCAACCTTGGGGAACAGAAGCATGAACAGAAGTCAAACTCGGGAACGTGGTGTTAAGAAAACATCTCCTCCAATACAGCACAAAAGTCCGTTAACGATAGTACGACGGGCTCCCAGATCAATTGAGAGCTCGACTGCCGCCAGTAGGAACAGAGCACTTCCAGTTACACCATATCACGGATCTCCCAGTTTGCGAAGGAACCTATTAGACGCGGCAAAAACCCCAGACATCCCCGGGAGAGTTGTGCAAACTACCACTGGAAGTCGATCGACGGCGAGGCAAGCTACTCTACAGTTATCAGGTGCTAGTAATTTAAGAAAAGAGAGGAAAGGGACTCTCTCTAATCAACCGACCGTCGAGAGTCCAAAGAAGTTATCACCAAAATCAAATGGTGCGGTTAGAGCTAATAAGTCCGGAATAGTtgggaataaaaaaacgacCGGCAAAATGGTCGACGATAAGATTAAAACTACGTGCCATAATGGTGAGGCAGTGAAACAACCAACTGTCGGTTCCAGATCTGGAACATTTTTAAAGGATGAGCCCTCGATACTTAAAAAGTCAGATATCAAATCGTCAGAAGCTAATGTGTAA